The Micromonospora krabiensis genome window below encodes:
- a CDS encoding YbaB/EbfC family nucleoid-associated protein, whose amino-acid sequence MTGPLYDRIERTYAEFEQKKAAIGDIDRQVSETQTTVTAKNRALTVVVDGRGDVTEVKFLTNAHRTMAPAELGNLLVETIKEARTEARRKAATLFESVLSPGLPLAGLLSGGKRADQMFDEAMRSLRETFGEAKPTAGEDPEASRG is encoded by the coding sequence GTGACAGGCCCGCTGTACGACCGCATCGAACGAACGTATGCCGAGTTCGAGCAGAAGAAGGCCGCCATCGGCGACATCGATCGGCAGGTGTCGGAGACGCAGACGACGGTGACCGCCAAGAACCGGGCGCTGACCGTCGTGGTGGACGGTCGGGGCGACGTGACCGAGGTCAAGTTCCTCACCAACGCGCACCGCACGATGGCGCCGGCCGAGCTGGGAAACCTGCTGGTCGAGACCATCAAGGAGGCGCGTACGGAGGCACGGAGGAAGGCCGCCACGCTGTTCGAGTCTGTCCTGTCACCCGGACTGCCGCTGGCCGGCCTGCTCTCCGGCGGGAAGCGCGCCGACCAGATGTTCGACGAGGCGATGCGCTCGCTACGGGAGACGTTCGGCGAAGCCAAGCCGACCGCAGGCGAAGATCCGGAGGCGTCACGTGGCTGA